A stretch of the Channa argus isolate prfri chromosome 9, Channa argus male v1.0, whole genome shotgun sequence genome encodes the following:
- the LOC137133631 gene encoding mast cell protease 4-like: MTMIHMFCVLFVLQLVSITGATESGIVGGKVSKPHSRPYMASLQFQGHHSCGGILIREDFVLTVAHCHRQQPMTVVLGAHDVTKEEKSQQRIKVAKYYKHPEFIGEFDYDIMLIKLKKNATLNKYVRLIELQKKDGKIPANIKCLVAGWGRTGVNQPTSNVLRETTEKIQFSFECKKIWGENFNSSHMICTKFTKKTGGICQGDSGGPLICNNKPQGLTAFTLETDCNDPKYPHVFTKVNFFLPWIKKILQV, translated from the exons ATGACCATGATCCACATGTTCTGTGTTCTATTTGTCCTACAGCTCGTCTCCATCACTG GGGCCACTGAGAGCGGCATAGTAGGTGGTAAAGTTTCAAAGCCTCATTCCAGACCTTACATGGCATCGCTCCAGTTTCAGGGACACCATTCGTGTGGTGGGATTCTTATTCGGGAAGACTTTGTCCTAACTGTAGCGCACTGCCACCG ACAGCAGCCCATGACAGTGGTACTTGGAGCACACGACGTAaccaaggaagaaaaaagtcagCAAAGGATCAAAGTGGCTAAATACTATAAACATCCAGAGTTCATAGGAGAATTTGATTATGACATTATGTTAATTAAG ttaaaaaagaaTGCCACACTGAACAAGTATGTGAGACTCATTGAACTACAAAAAAAAGACGGGAAAATACcagcaaacattaaatgtttagtTGCTGGCTGGGGAAGAACTGGAGTCAATCAGCCTACATCAAATGTACTGCGGGAAACCACAGAGAAAATACAATTCAGCTTTGAGTGCAAGAAAATATGGGGAGAGAACTTCAATTCTAGTCACATGATATGTACCAAGTTCACCAAAAAGACAGGAGGGATTTGTCAG GGGGATTCTGGTGGGCCACTCATCTGCAACAACAAGCCTCAAGGTTTAACAGCTTTTACCCTAGAAACGGATTGTAATGATCCAAAGTATCCTCATgtcttcaccaaagtcaactTCTTTCTTCcctggattaaaaaaatattgcaggTATAG
- the LOC137133632 gene encoding granzyme B-like has product MTMIHMFCVLFVLQLVSITGATESGIVGGKVSKPHSRPYMASLQFQGDHSCGGILIREDFVLTAAHCHQQQPMTVVLGAHDVTKEEKSQQRIKVAKYYKHPEFIGEFDYDIMLIKLKKNATLNRYVRPIELSKKDGKIPANIKCSVAGWGRTGVNQPPSNVLRETTEKIQFSFECQNIWGKYFNSGHMICTKFTKKTGGVCQGDSGGPLICNKKLQGLTAFVAENECDNQKYPHVFTKVNFFLPWIKKILQV; this is encoded by the exons ATGACCATGATCCACATGTTCTGTGTTCTATTTGTCCTACAGCTCGTCTCCATCACTG GGGCCACTGAGAGCGGCATAGTAGGTGGTAAAGTTTCAAAGCCTCATTCCAGACCTTACATGGCATCGCTCCAGTTTCAGGGAGACCATTCGTGTGGTGGGATTCTTATTCGGGAAGACTTTGTCCTAACTGCAGCGCACTGCCACCA ACAGCAGCCCATGACAGTGGTACTTGGAGCACACGACGTAaccaaggaagaaaaaagtcagCAAAGGATCAAAGTGGCTAAATACTATAAACATCCAGAGTTCATAGGAGAATTTGATTATGACATTATGTTAATTAAG ttaaaaaagaaTGCCACACTGAACAGGTATGTGAGACCGATTGAACTATCTAAAAAAGACGGGAAAATACcagcaaacattaaatgttCAGTCGCTGGTTGGGGAAGAACTGGAGTCAATCAGCCTCCATCAAATGTACTGCGGGAAACCACAGAGAAGATACAATTCAGCTTTGAGTGCCAGAATATTTGGGGAAAGTACTTCAATTCTGGTCACATGATATGTACCAAGTTCACCAAAAAGACAGGAGGGGTTTGTCAG GGGGATTCTGGTGGGCCACTCATCTGCAACAAAAAGCTTCAAGGTTTAACAGCTTTTGTCGCAGAAAATGAATGCGATAATCAAAAGTATCCTCATgtcttcaccaaagtcaactTCTTTCTTCcctggattaaaaaaatattgcaggTATAG
- the rabl3 gene encoding rab-like protein 3, whose amino-acid sequence MASLDRVKVLVLGDSGVGKSSLVHLLCQNQVLGNPSWTVGCSVDVRVQDYKEGTPDEKTYYIELWDVGGSIGSASSVKSTRAVFYNSVNGIILVHDLTNKKSSQNLYRWSLEALNKDSSPTGVIVSNGDYDREQFAENPVPLLLIGTKFDQIPENKRNEVLTRTAFLSEDFNAEEINLDCTNPRYLAAGTSNAVKLSRFFDKVIEKRYFTRDPSQMMAFTDRKRFNFKTLHYD is encoded by the exons ATGGCTTCTCTTGACAGGGTGAAAGTGTTAGTTTTAGGGGATTCTG GGGTGGGCAAGTCTTCTTTGGTCCATCTTTTGTGTCAAAATCAAGTTTTAGGAAATCCATCATGGACTGTAGGGTGCTCTGTGGATGTTCGG GTTCAAGATTATAAGGAGGGAACCCCAGATGAGAAGACCTACTACATAGAACTCTGGGATGTTGGAGGATCTATTGGCAGTGCCAGTAGTGTAAAAAGCACCAGAGCAGTCTTCTACAATTCAGTTAATG GAATTATTTTGGTCCATGATTTGACAAATAAGAAATCCTCCCAGAATCTGTACCGCTGGTCACTAGAAGCTTTGAACAAGGACTCTTCTCCCACAGGAGTCATTGTCTCAAATGG cGACTATGATAGAGAGCAGTTTGCTGAGAACCCAGTGCCTTTGCTGCTGATTGGCACCAAATTTGACCAGATCCCAGAGAACAAACGCAATGAAGTTCTCACTCGGACAGCCTTCTTATCTGAGGACTTCAATGCAGAGGAGATCAATCTC GACTGCACCAACCCGAGATACCTTGCTGCAGGTACGTCAAATGCGGTGAAGCTTAGCAGGTTCTTTGACAAG GTTATAGAGAAGAGATATTTCACAAGAGATCCAAGTCAG ATGATGGCTTTCACAGACAGAAAGCGGTTCAACTTTAAAACGTTGCACTATGACTGA
- the gtf2e1 gene encoding general transcription factor IIE subunit 1, whose protein sequence is MIEPEVLTEVPAALKRLAKQVVRGFYGMEHALALDVLIRNPCVREEDMLELLKFDRKQLRSVLNTLKADKFVKCRMRVETAPDGKTTRHNYYFINYRVLVNVVKYKLDHMRRRIETDERDSTNRASFRCPCCFSTFTDLEANQLFDPMTGTFRCTFCQTEVEEDESVCPDARTLVARFNEQIEPIYVLLRETEDVNLSHDLLEPEPAEIPALKQSRERAAASGANAASGQHREAWSNKGSSYADLYTQNVVISMDEQDEQQKQVSEKAPKERPVWLTQSTVQGAYSEPDILKNRADIVPEAQDGAAGHGIGQADENEEVMRALLIHEKRSGAGGGGGGASAAAKGLASTKANASDSESDTSESDDDFPSGPPPATAAPHRADEEDDEDDEFEEVGDEPVVMVGGRPFSYREVSQRPELVEQMSAQEKEAYIEMGQHLFQDMYF, encoded by the exons ATGATAGAGCCAGAGGTTCTGACCGAGGTTCCTGCTGCGCTTAAGCGGCTAGCAAAGCAGGTTGTAAGGGGTTTCTATGGAATGGAGCACGCCTTGGCCCTGGATGTGCTCATTCGCAATCCGTGTGTACGTGAGGAAGACATGCTGGAGCTGCTCAAGTTTGACCGCAAACAGCTGCGCTCAGTACTCAACACACTGAAGGCGGACAAGTTTGTCAAATGCCGCATGAGAGTAGAGACTGCACCTGATGGCAAAACAACACGGCACAACTACTATTTCATCAACTAcag ggtACTTGTGAACGTGGTGAAGTATAAATTGGATCACATGCGACGGCGCATTGAGACAGATGAGCGAGACTCAACCAACCGCGCCTCTTTCCGGTGTCCGTGCTGCTTTTCCACATTCACCGATCTGGAGGCAAACCAACTGTTTGACCCTATGACAG GTACTTTTCGCTGTACCTTCTGCCAGACTGAGGTAGAAGAGGATGAGTCTGTCTGTCCTGATGCTAGGACACTGGTGGCACGCTTCAATGAGCAGATTGAACCCATCTATGTGCTGCTACGTGAGACTGAAGATGTCAACTTGTCCCATGATCTGTTGGAGCCTGAGCCTGCTGAAATCCCTGCTCTCAAACAAAG CCGCGAACGTGCTGCGGCGTCTGGAGCAAACGCTGCAAGTGGCCAACATCGTGAAGCCTGGTCTAACAAAGGATCATCCTATGCTGACCTCTACACTCAGAATGTGGTTATCAGCATGGATGAACAGGATGAACAGCAGAAGCAAGTCAGTGAAAAGGCACCAAAGGAGAGGCCTGTCTGGTTGACCCAGAGCACTGTGCAGGGTGCTTACAGTGAGCCTGACATCCTCAAGAACC GTGCAGACATTGTACCTGAAGCCCAGGATGGAGCAGCTGGTCATGGAATTGGTCAGGCAGATGAAAATGAGGAGGTGATGCGCGCTCTACTCATTCATGAAAAGAGGAgtggagcaggtggaggtggaggtggagcaAGTGCTGCCGCCAAGGGCCTTGCCTCCACCAAAGCGAATGCCAGTGACTCGGAGAGTGACACTAGCGAATCAGATGATGACTTTCCATCAGGTCCTCCCCCTGCCACAGCTGCTCCGCATCGGGCAGACGAGGAGGACGACGAGGATGATGAGTTTGAGGAGGTGGGGGATGAGCCAGTGGTAATGGTGGGAGGCCGACCGTTCTCATATCGGGAGGTGAGCCAGAGGCCAGAGCTAGTGGAGCAGATGTCAGCACAGGAGAAAGAGGCCTACATTGAGATGGGACAACATCTCTTCCAGGACATGTACTTCTGA